A window of the Anoplopoma fimbria isolate UVic2021 breed Golden Eagle Sablefish chromosome 17, Afim_UVic_2022, whole genome shotgun sequence genome harbors these coding sequences:
- the cass4 gene encoding LOW QUALITY PROTEIN: cas scaffolding protein family member 4 (The sequence of the model RefSeq protein was modified relative to this genomic sequence to represent the inferred CDS: inserted 1 base in 1 codon), with protein MNKLAKALYDNTAECADELAFRRGDIVTVMDQNVAGTSGWWMCSLYGRHGLAPANRLQLLPQTGTTAGSLLHDVEKTKLTDDGTEDNTQNIYQIPSVPRPSSSPAYERMDMIYKVPCTPLSASKVPFLPALRDSTEGPDGSKPSFFSMASRPTGEVYDVPSQARRASLLTVSTTPRNVPQCSSAGESYVYAVPPPLPQDPNYDIPVPSATEAQQKMVGGYNTLPSPRKPEWIYDVPMGPERQSPPQGSYDPSKAICRQLFDTFPARAWPIQRGSPTILYDIPKPNSPDISSPPRVLPRVSIYDKPPTQRLTEELVYAVPPQEEPLTRLISDPPSDHIPLECRGDSSSAHELASVRLQRMRNFLACTTFRELPGSRESLVKEEDERGRTLRLSAADSQRISTASSSSTSSCDSLPLSSSSPEPLREVMLSQDEACRKLLDLRDSVCRAVPSLMDFVSSHWRSREHLEKHLKEIKEAAEVIACSLSCFLNFALDVKGNASHLTDANLQTRLCKQLSIVEDSGVILQQTVSALNMAGWPLNSLCQDPGKIQNPDQLERFVMVARTVPEDVKRLVSIINANGKLLFRAPQNXPEPEMKKSPDESEQGEDLVEDDNDYVELQTKNDFEKQQKEVPKEPKENVPPVSNKAQADNKRHSSESGSGTEEHQPASLSEHCRLYFGALQKAIGGFVGSLRDGQPPEKFISQSKLVIMVGQRLVDTLYREAQRGGSSQSLLCKSNHLCALLKQLAVATKKAALHFPDKQALHEAQEFAKELAQRAQHFRISLDL; from the exons ATG AACAAACTTGCGAAGGCGCTCTATGACAACACTGCAGAGTGTGCAGATGAGTTGGCTTTCAGAAGAGGGGACATCGTCACGGTGATGGATCAAAACGTGGCCGGCACCAGTGGATGGTGGATGTGTTCTCTTTATGGACGGCATGGTCTGGCCCCTGCGAACAGGCTGCAGCTTTTACCACAAACTGGAACCACTGCAGGCTCATTACTCCATGacgtagaaaaaacaaaactaactgATGATGGAACTGAAGACAACACGCAAAATATCTACCAGATCCCAAGTGTACCCCGACCCTCCAGCAGCCCAGCTTATGAACGCATGGACATGATCTACAAGGTCCCGTGTACTCCTTTATCAGCTTCAAAAGTTCCATTCCTGCCAGCACTTAGAGACAGCACAGAAGGACCTGATGGATCCAAG CCTTCATTCTTCAGTATGGCGTCCCGTCCAACTGGGGAGGTTTATGATGTCCCGAGCCAGGCGAGACGAGCCTCCCTTTTAACT GTGTCAACAACTCCAAGAAATGTGCCGCAGTGCAGCAGTGCAGGAGAGTCTTAC GTGTATGCAGTCCCGCCGCCTTTGCCTCAGGACCCAAACTATGACATCCCTGTTCCCTCGGCCACAGAAGCCCAACAGAAAATGGTGGGTGGATACAATACCCTTCCCAGTCCCCGCAAGCCTGAGTGGATCTATGATGTGCCAATGGGTCCTGAGAGGCAAAGTCCACCCCAAGGCTCCTATGACCCCTCCAAAGCCATTTGCAGGCAACTCTTTGACACTTTTCCAGCACGTGCTTGGCCCATTCAAAGAGGCAGTCCAACTATCCTCTATGATATACCAAAACCCAATTCGCCTGACATCTCAAGTCCACCCAGAGTGCTGCCAAGGGTCTCCATTTACGACAAGCCCCCAACTCAGAGGCTTACAGAGGAGTTGGTTTATGCGGTTCCTCCCCAGGAGGAACCCCTCACTCGACTAATTAGTGATCCCCCCAGTGATCATATACCCCTAGAGTGCAGGGGCGACTCAAGCAGTGCTCATGAACTCGCAAGTGTGCGTCTGCAGCGAATGAGGAACTTCCTGGCCTGCACGACGTTCCGTGAACTTCCTGGAAGCAGGGAGTCGCTGGTGAAGGAGGAAGACGAGCGAGGTAGAACCCTGCGTCTCTCTGCAGCCGACAGTCAAAGGATCAGCAcggcctccagctcctccaccagctcctgtgACTCTCTGCCTCTGAGCTCGTCCTCTCCCGAGCCTCTGCGAGAGGTGATGCTCAGCCAGGACGAGGCCTGCCGCAAACTTCTTGACCTGCGGGACTCCGTTTGCAGGGCCGTGCCCAGTCTAATGGACTTTGTCAGCAGTCACTGGAGGAGCAGAGAACATCTGGAGAAACACCTGAAGGAGATCAAAGAAGCAGCAGAGGTGATTGCATGTTCTTTGTCGTGCTTTCTGAACTTTGCACTGGACGTTAAGGGCAACGCCAGCCATTTGACAGATGCCAACCTTCAGACCCGGCTCTGTAAACAGCTGTCCATCGTAGAAGACTCAGGTGTGATCCTACAACAAACAGTTAGTGCTCTTAACATGGCTGGATGGCCCCTCAACTCACTCTGTCAGGACCCTGGGAAGATCCAGAACCCTGACCAACTGGAGCGCTTCGTCATGGTGGCGCGCACTGTTCCAGAGGACGTCAAGCGCCTGGTGTCCATCATCAATGCCAATGGCAAGCTTCTGTTCAGAGCCCCTCAAA CTCCAGAGCCAGAGATGAAGAAAAGTCCTGATGAAAGTGAACAAGGAGAGGACTTAGTAGAGGATGACAACGACTACGTAGAGCTACAG ACTAAGAATGACTTTGAAAAGCAGCAGAAGGAAGTGCCGAAGGaaccaaaagaaaatgtccCACCAGTCTCTAACAAGGCACAG GCTGATAACAAGCGTCACTCCTCCGAGTCCGGCAGCGGCACCGAGGAGCATCAACCAGCCTCCCTGTCAGAGCACTGCCGGCTTTACTTTGGCGCTCTCCAGAAGGCCATCGGGGGATTTGTGGGCAGCCTTCGGGACGGGCAGCCGCCGGAGAAGTTCATCTCGCAAAGCAAGCTGGTGATCATGGTGGGCCAGAGACTGGTGGACACCCTGTACAGGGAGGCCCAACGGGGAGGCTCCTCCCAGAGCCTCCTGTGCAAGAGCAACCACCTGTGTGCTCTCCTGAAGCAGCTGGCCGTGGCCACGAAGAAGGCGGCGCTGCACTTCCCCGACAAGCAAGCCCTGCACGAGGCTCAAGAGTTTGCAAAGGAACTGGCCCAAAGAGCACAGCACTTTCGGATATCGCTTGACCTGTGA
- the cstf1 gene encoding cleavage stimulation factor subunit 1, giving the protein MYRAKPTLKDRQHLYRLIISQLLYDGYTNIANTLITEVKPQNVVSPSEQLMQLAKIGMENDDSAVQYAIGRSDTVAPGVGIDLEFDADVQTMSPEASEYETCYVTSHKGPCRVASYSRDGQLIATGSADASIKILDTERMLAKSAMPIEVMMNETAQQNMENHPVIRTLYDHVDEVTCLAFHPTEQILASGSRDYTLKLFDYSKPSAKRAFKYIQEAEMLRSISFHPSGDFLLVGTQHPTLRLYDVNTFQCFVSCNPLDQHTDTISGVGYNPSANSYVSCSKDGSIKLWDGVSNRCVTTFEKAHDGAEVCSAIFSKNSKYILSSGKDSVVKLWEISTGRTLVKYTGAGLSGRQMHRTQGVFNHTEDYVLLPDERTISLCCWDSRTAERKNLLSLGHNNIVRCIVHSPTNPGFMTCSDDFRARFWYRRTTTD; this is encoded by the exons ATGTATCGTGCCAAACCAACCCTGAAGGACCGACAGCACCTGTACAGGCTTATCATAAGCCAGCTGCTCTACGACGGATACACCAACATCGCCAACACTCTCATCACTGAGGTCAAACCACAGAATGTAGTGTCGCCCTCTGAACAGCTCATGCAGCTGGCAAAGATAG gGATGGAGAACGATGACAGTGCAGTTCAGTACGCCATCGGGCGCTCAGACACAGTGGCGCCAGGTGTGGGCATTGATCTGGAGTTTGATGCCGATGTGCAGACCATGTCCCCTGAGGCGTCGGAGTACGAGACCTGCTACGTGACGTCCCATAAGGGCCCGTGCCGCGTCGCCTCATACAGCCGCGATGGCCAGCTGATTGCCACTGGCTCTGCGGACGCTTCCATCAAGATCCTGGACACGGAACGGATGCTGGCCAAGAGCGCCATGCCTATTGAG GTGATGATGAATGAGACGGCGCAGCAAAACATGGAAAATCACCCCGTGATTCGGACACTGTATGACCACGTAGACGAGGTCACCTGCCTCGCCTTCCATCCCACTGAACAGATTCTAGCCTCTGGCTCAAGAGATTACACCCTCAAGCTGTTTGACTACTCCAAGCCCTCTGCAAAAAgagcatttaaatatatacag GAAGCCGAAATGCTGCGTTCAATCTCCTTCCATCCATCGGGCGACTTCCTGCTGGTGGGAACGCAGCACCCCACCCTCCGCCTTTATGACGTCAACACCTTCCAGTGCTTTGTGTCCTGCAACCCGCTGGACCAGCACACGGACACCATCAGCGGCGTGGGCTACAACCCCAGCGCCAACAGCTACGTCAGCTGCAGCAAGGACGGCAGCATCAAGCTGTGGGACGGCGTCTCCAACCGCTGCGTGACCACCTTCGAGAAGGCCCACGACGGAGCCGAGGTGTGCTCCGCCATCTTCTCCAAGAACTCCAAGTACATCCTGTCCAGCGGCAAAGACTCCGTGGTCAAACTGTGGGAGATCTCCACTGGCCGGACCCTGGTCAAGTACACAG gggcggggctgaGCGGCCGTCAGATGCATCGCACTCAGGGCGTGTTCAACCACACGGAGGACTACGTGCTGCTGCCGGACGAGCGCACCATCAGCCTGTGCTGCTGGGACTCACGCACGGCTGAGAGGAAAAACCTGCTGTCTCTGGGACACAACAACATCGTCCGCTGCATCGTCCACTCGCCCACCAACCCCGGTTTCATGACCTGCAGCGACGACTTCAGGGCCCGCTTCTGGTACCGCCGCACCACCACAGACTGA